In Thermococcus camini, a genomic segment contains:
- a CDS encoding monovalent cation/H+ antiporter complex subunit F, which yields MAQEGLLVSAFYLLVFTAVLITYRVLRGPTLPDRIVGLNTITTKVVVIIALVSVMRGEYYLIDLAIVLLMVNSVGGLILAKYMERMSRA from the coding sequence ATGGCTCAAGAAGGTCTTCTGGTGAGCGCATTCTATCTGCTCGTCTTCACGGCAGTGCTGATAACATACCGCGTGCTCAGGGGACCGACCCTCCCCGACAGGATAGTGGGCCTGAACACCATAACGACGAAGGTGGTGGTGATAATAGCACTGGTCTCCGTCATGAGGGGCGAGTACTACCTGATAGACCTCGCGATAGTCCTGCTCATGGTGAACTCGGTCGGGGGGCTTATCTTAGCGAAGTACATGGAGAGGATGAGCCGTGCTTGA
- a CDS encoding Na(+)/H(+) antiporter subunit B: MKMSTVVRTTTKMVSPFLVTYAAYLMLYGHISPGGGFQGGVILAVAVILLITSHGYVKVRRKFHFNWASLIESSAGVLLVLLGIAGLGLGAFYSNFLPTEGGIILPFNVIVGLEVGAAFTFVFYILLRWVESD, from the coding sequence GTGAAGATGAGCACCGTTGTGAGGACGACGACCAAGATGGTGAGCCCGTTCCTCGTCACCTACGCGGCCTATCTGATGCTCTACGGCCACATAAGTCCCGGCGGTGGCTTCCAGGGAGGGGTTATCCTGGCGGTGGCGGTGATACTGCTCATCACCTCGCACGGCTATGTCAAAGTCAGGAGGAAGTTCCACTTCAACTGGGCCAGCCTGATAGAAAGCTCCGCTGGTGTGCTGCTGGTGCTCCTCGGAATTGCAGGCCTCGGGCTGGGGGCGTTCTATTCAAACTTCCTGCCGACTGAGGGAGGGATAATCCTGCCTTTCAACGTGATCGTGGGGCTGGAGGTCGGCGCGGCTTTCACGTTCGTCTTCTACATCCTGCTGAGGTGGGTCGAAAGTGATTAG
- a CDS encoding hydrogenase subunit MbhD domain-containing protein, giving the protein MLGTILDVVFLAMIILAVAVVEERNLVSAVVKYSLLSLLFILALFELNAPDVALSAIVVGAIVIGVFLFTIKGVTR; this is encoded by the coding sequence ATGCTTGGGACAATCCTTGATGTGGTCTTCCTCGCGATGATAATCCTTGCCGTTGCGGTGGTTGAGGAGAGGAACCTGGTCAGTGCGGTCGTTAAATACTCCCTCCTAAGCCTGCTCTTCATCCTGGCACTCTTCGAGCTGAACGCCCCCGACGTGGCCCTCTCCGCAATAGTGGTGGGGGCAATAGTCATAGGAGTGTTCCTCTTCACAATAAAGGGGGTGACGCGGTGA
- a CDS encoding Na+/H+ antiporter subunit E, translating to MSRVPFYLKERLKTLNERVLHETSGASGLPPWERVALTWLALMAFWIVITSSVEPGDLIAGAAVTLLVSLFMRDLLTGDVRRSGHVVEKILYFALIYLPQYLVIMAFRLLESNLKVARNVIFMDINPGIVKIRTDLHSNTGVTILANSITLTPGTLTLDVKKKLDETYLYVHWIDLETLNREKAGEKIKGDIEEWLKKVFW from the coding sequence ATGAGCCGCGTCCCCTTCTACCTAAAGGAGAGGCTGAAAACCCTAAACGAGAGGGTTCTCCACGAAACCTCCGGGGCGTCCGGCCTGCCGCCCTGGGAAAGGGTGGCATTAACATGGCTCGCCCTGATGGCGTTCTGGATCGTCATAACCTCCAGCGTGGAGCCGGGAGACCTAATCGCCGGCGCCGCCGTTACCCTCCTTGTGTCGCTCTTCATGCGCGACCTCCTGACCGGGGACGTGAGGAGGAGCGGCCACGTAGTCGAGAAAATCCTCTACTTTGCCCTCATCTACCTGCCCCAGTATCTGGTGATAATGGCCTTCCGCCTGCTGGAGAGCAACCTGAAGGTGGCCAGGAACGTGATATTCATGGACATCAACCCGGGCATCGTCAAGATAAGGACCGATCTGCATTCCAACACGGGAGTAACGATACTCGCGAACTCCATAACCCTGACGCCCGGCACCCTTACACTGGACGTCAAGAAGAAGCTCGACGAGACCTACCTTTACGTCCACTGGATAGACCTGGAGACCCTCAACCGGGAGAAGGCCGGGGAAAAAATAAAGGGGGACATAGAGGAATGGCTCAAGAAGGTCTTCTGGTGA
- a CDS encoding AAA family ATPase — protein MVVVYFDTRPKRKREDLYDREKELGEFERSLKSKNPLTVITGIRRLGKTSLLLVGLNELSLPHVLVDFWGVNPNSRMDVYKRIESAVNAFFRENREIWDGLKESLKSISGLRLLSFGVGFSWKDEKTDLVALFRELERYNVVLAFDEVQYLRGPVGSEFAGLIAHLYDYSDLRIVMTGSEAGLLHDYLGLDDPKAPLYGRYFQEIILSRFAPEQSRDFLIRGFEQVGITPPEKLIEDAVERLDGIVGWLVLFGRKAMEKGPSDKLVDEVFEEAKALAMSEFENFLVKRVAARGRYIEIMRAIAGGKRTWEEIKEHLERKEGRSIADSVLARLLKGLVDSSFLEKRIEGRNVHYVIPDPILEACFKEK, from the coding sequence GTGGTAGTTGTGTACTTCGACACCCGCCCAAAGAGGAAGCGAGAGGATTTGTACGACAGGGAAAAGGAACTGGGCGAGTTTGAGAGGTCCCTAAAATCCAAAAACCCACTAACGGTCATCACTGGGATAAGAAGACTCGGAAAGACATCTCTCCTTCTTGTCGGCCTCAACGAGCTTTCTCTTCCCCACGTTCTCGTGGACTTCTGGGGGGTCAATCCAAACTCCCGCATGGACGTCTACAAGAGGATAGAGAGCGCCGTCAACGCCTTCTTCCGTGAGAACCGCGAAATATGGGACGGACTCAAGGAAAGCCTCAAGAGCATTTCCGGCCTAAGACTGCTGAGCTTTGGAGTGGGCTTCTCCTGGAAGGACGAGAAGACCGACCTAGTGGCCCTTTTCAGGGAGCTTGAGAGATACAACGTCGTCTTAGCCTTCGACGAGGTTCAGTACCTCAGGGGGCCGGTTGGTAGCGAGTTCGCGGGCTTGATAGCCCACCTCTACGACTACTCGGACCTTAGAATAGTCATGACGGGTTCAGAGGCGGGCCTGCTTCACGATTATCTCGGCCTCGATGATCCGAAGGCTCCCCTTTATGGTAGATACTTCCAGGAGATTATTCTGTCGAGGTTCGCGCCAGAGCAGAGCAGGGACTTCCTCATAAGGGGGTTCGAGCAGGTAGGCATAACTCCACCGGAAAAGCTCATAGAAGATGCCGTTGAAAGGCTCGACGGCATAGTTGGCTGGCTCGTCCTTTTCGGGAGGAAGGCCATGGAGAAAGGACCTTCAGATAAACTCGTAGACGAGGTATTTGAAGAGGCCAAGGCGCTCGCTATGAGCGAGTTCGAGAACTTTCTGGTGAAGAGAGTTGCGGCGAGAGGGCGATACATCGAGATAATGCGGGCCATAGCGGGTGGAAAGAGGACGTGGGAGGAGATAAAGGAACACCTTGAGAGAAAGGAGGGGAGGAGCATAGCGGACAGCGTCCTGGCGAGGCTCCTTAAGGGGCTTGTGGATTCATCTTTCCTTGAGAAAAGAATCGAAGGGAGGAACGTTCACTACGTGATTCCCGACCCAATACTGGAGGCGTGCTTCAAAGAAAAATGA
- a CDS encoding sulfide/dihydroorotate dehydrogenase-like FAD/NAD-binding protein codes for MPYKILEKKEIAMRNIWYRIHAPHVAKKVQPGQFVIVRAFKNGERIPLTPVMWDRDEGWIVLITFIRGKTTMRMANELKPGDEILNIAGPLGNPAEMEKFGKILAIGAYTGIVEVYPIAKAWQELGNEVTTLHVTFEPMVVLKDELEEAVGRHILETVPIDPNLDFPTNMKNVTRRLVEKVRELLENDEYDMVFMVGPAGDQRAVFNVVKEFGIPMKSDLHPIMVDGTGMCGACRVTVDGEVKFACIDGPEFDAYKVNWDELIARSGYYTDMEQRAMQEYMKLFEQALQGGEQ; via the coding sequence GTGCCATACAAGATACTTGAAAAGAAAGAGATCGCCATGAGGAACATATGGTACAGGATCCACGCACCCCACGTGGCCAAGAAGGTCCAGCCGGGACAGTTTGTTATAGTCAGGGCCTTCAAAAACGGGGAGAGGATCCCGCTCACACCAGTTATGTGGGACAGGGATGAGGGCTGGATAGTGCTCATAACGTTCATCAGGGGAAAGACCACCATGAGGATGGCCAACGAGCTGAAGCCGGGCGATGAGATACTGAACATTGCCGGCCCGCTCGGAAACCCGGCCGAGATGGAGAAGTTCGGGAAGATACTGGCCATCGGTGCCTACACCGGAATAGTCGAGGTTTACCCCATAGCCAAGGCCTGGCAGGAGCTCGGAAACGAGGTAACCACGCTCCACGTCACCTTCGAGCCGATGGTCGTCCTCAAGGACGAGCTCGAGGAAGCCGTCGGCAGGCACATACTCGAGACCGTCCCGATAGACCCGAACCTCGACTTCCCGACCAACATGAAGAACGTCACCAGGAGGCTCGTCGAGAAGGTCAGGGAGCTCCTCGAGAATGATGAGTACGACATGGTCTTCATGGTCGGCCCCGCCGGGGACCAGAGGGCCGTTTTCAACGTGGTCAAGGAGTTCGGTATTCCCATGAAGTCCGACCTCCACCCGATAATGGTGGACGGAACCGGAATGTGCGGCGCCTGCCGTGTCACCGTCGACGGCGAGGTTAAGTTCGCCTGCATAGACGGGCCGGAGTTCGACGCCTACAAGGTTAACTGGGACGAACTCATAGCGAGGAGCGGCTACTACACGGATATGGAGCAGAGGGCCATGCAGGAGTACATGAAACTCTTCGAGCAGGCCCTCCAGGGGGGTGAGCAGTAA
- the gltA gene encoding NADPH-dependent glutamate synthase — MAVKRKIIKERVPTPEMPAEERIKSFAEVNLGYTFELAVKEAERCLQCPYNYAPCIKGCPVHIDIPGFISKLVQYRDDPDRAVKEALNVIWACNSLPATTGRVCPQEDQCEMNCVMGKVGDKINIGKLERFVADYAREKGIDEELLFEIVPKIEKKGQSVAIIGAGPAGLTAAGELAKLGYDVTIYEALHEAGGVLMYGIPEFRLPKSIVESEIDKLKKLGVKILTDHVVGRTVTIEELLEEYDAVFIGSGAGTPRLINAPGINLNGIYTANEFLTRVNLMKAYLFPEYDTPVKVGKKVVVIGAGNTAMDAARSARRFGAEVTIAYRRGPEDVSARVEEVHHAKEEGIKFEFYINPVEFLGENGKIKAVKFEKMKALDERDSRGKRKIVGTGEYVTLEADTVIIAIGKHPNRLIINTPGLKVERGRIVVDENLMTSIPGVFAGGDAIRGEATVILAMGDGRMAAKAIHEYLTKKREGNA; from the coding sequence ATGGCGGTTAAAAGGAAGATCATCAAGGAGCGCGTTCCGACGCCTGAGATGCCGGCGGAGGAGCGTATTAAGAGCTTTGCGGAGGTAAACCTCGGCTACACCTTCGAGCTTGCCGTTAAGGAGGCTGAGCGCTGTTTGCAGTGCCCTTACAACTACGCGCCCTGTATTAAGGGCTGTCCGGTCCACATAGACATTCCGGGCTTCATAAGCAAGCTCGTCCAGTACCGCGACGATCCTGACAGGGCCGTTAAAGAAGCCTTAAACGTCATCTGGGCCTGTAACTCCCTGCCAGCGACCACCGGAAGGGTCTGCCCGCAGGAGGACCAGTGTGAGATGAACTGTGTCATGGGCAAGGTCGGTGACAAGATAAACATCGGAAAGCTCGAGAGGTTTGTTGCAGATTACGCCCGTGAGAAGGGCATAGACGAGGAGCTCCTCTTCGAGATAGTCCCGAAGATCGAGAAGAAGGGTCAGAGTGTGGCCATCATTGGAGCCGGGCCGGCAGGACTCACCGCCGCCGGCGAGCTCGCCAAACTCGGCTACGACGTTACCATCTACGAGGCCCTTCACGAGGCGGGCGGAGTGCTGATGTACGGCATTCCCGAGTTCAGGCTGCCCAAGAGCATCGTCGAGAGCGAGATTGACAAGCTCAAGAAGCTCGGCGTTAAGATACTCACCGACCACGTCGTTGGAAGAACCGTCACCATCGAGGAGCTCCTGGAGGAGTACGACGCCGTCTTCATAGGCTCAGGAGCGGGAACACCGAGGCTCATCAACGCCCCTGGAATAAACCTCAACGGAATCTACACCGCCAATGAGTTCCTCACGCGCGTGAACCTCATGAAGGCCTACCTGTTCCCCGAGTACGATACGCCGGTCAAGGTCGGCAAGAAGGTCGTCGTCATAGGCGCCGGAAACACCGCCATGGACGCGGCTCGCTCAGCGAGGCGCTTCGGAGCCGAGGTCACCATAGCCTACCGCCGCGGCCCGGAGGACGTCTCCGCCAGGGTGGAGGAGGTCCACCACGCCAAGGAGGAGGGCATAAAGTTCGAGTTCTACATCAACCCGGTCGAGTTCCTTGGGGAGAATGGGAAGATTAAGGCGGTTAAGTTCGAGAAGATGAAGGCCCTCGACGAGAGGGACAGCAGGGGCAAGAGGAAGATAGTCGGAACCGGGGAATACGTGACTCTCGAAGCCGACACCGTCATAATAGCCATCGGAAAGCACCCCAACAGGCTCATCATCAACACGCCGGGCCTCAAGGTCGAGCGCGGAAGGATAGTCGTCGACGAGAACCTCATGACCAGCATCCCCGGCGTCTTCGCCGGTGGAGACGCGATAAGGGGAGAGGCAACGGTTATCCTCGCCATGGGGGACGGAAGGATGGCCGCAAAGGCCATACACGAGTACCTCACGAAGAAGAGGGAAGGCAACGCCTGA
- a CDS encoding pyruvoyl-dependent arginine decarboxylase has protein sequence MSWTTPKRAFIGAAAAEGGTKLNAFDNALLKLGIGNVNLVKLSSVIPAHIEWIDEVHDVPIGMLLPTVYAHIESDEPGMTISAALGIGISENNEGGLIYEYSGYCTKEEAEEMVRKMVEEGFERRGWKLAEFKVASASITVKDKPAAALAVVVMFPY, from the coding sequence ATGAGCTGGACAACCCCCAAGAGGGCTTTTATAGGTGCCGCCGCCGCAGAGGGCGGAACCAAGCTGAACGCATTTGATAACGCGCTCCTCAAGCTGGGCATAGGGAACGTCAATCTGGTCAAGCTCAGCAGCGTCATTCCGGCGCACATAGAGTGGATCGACGAGGTTCACGACGTGCCGATAGGCATGCTCCTCCCGACAGTTTATGCACACATCGAGAGCGACGAACCGGGAATGACCATAAGCGCGGCCCTGGGAATCGGCATCAGTGAGAACAACGAGGGCGGCCTAATCTATGAGTACTCCGGCTACTGCACGAAGGAAGAGGCCGAGGAGATGGTCAGGAAGATGGTCGAGGAGGGCTTTGAGCGGAGGGGCTGGAAGCTGGCGGAGTTCAAGGTCGCAAGCGCGAGCATAACCGTTAAGGACAAGCCCGCCGCGGCCTTGGCAGTCGTGGTGATGTTCCCCTACTGA
- a CDS encoding proton-conducting transporter transmembrane domain-containing protein, giving the protein MIPLLAALPLLAAFILTLLDVLKVKRTVIKGVFLLGALLPVPVVLLNGIGSEIVGGWAQEAGIEVALTRTNLPFIAGELVLFIFVALYSLYYFDFRDKKTPKVLALLLLLHTGLMGAFIARDLFNFYIYSEIASVSAFALVTLSDEKGSKRAAFRYLIMSLLASYLFVFAVGIIYMETGYLNVDLVRESAGPSRELNTALALAFTSLLLKAGIFPLHSWLPDAHSSAPTPVSAVLSGAVVKVPAYGMILLLSTLPSGETFRTAAMGLAVASIFFGIAGALFQRDAKRLLAYHTVSQMGYVLLGTASLNFLGAAYYAMAHSIFKGGLFLAVGSLGRESRKLGEFGYRNAPVMAVSVLTLSLAIGGIGPLVGAYGKELLYKSLPGLWKLAVPLGSVGTLTSFAKLNHYLRRSESPGMPAAWKLSSLGLALAALLTGVYLEAGMNPRDVLYLSSALLLFALLKWLGVLSRSPRAGPGEIGRDVNILTAVFVMVAIAMILLQGF; this is encoded by the coding sequence ATGATACCCCTTCTGGCCGCGCTGCCCCTGCTGGCTGCTTTCATACTCACGCTCCTCGATGTGCTGAAGGTCAAACGGACCGTAATCAAGGGAGTTTTTCTGCTCGGAGCCCTCCTGCCGGTTCCGGTCGTTCTCTTAAATGGGATCGGTTCGGAGATCGTCGGGGGCTGGGCGCAGGAGGCGGGAATAGAGGTCGCCCTGACGCGGACGAACCTGCCATTTATCGCGGGTGAGCTTGTGCTCTTCATCTTCGTCGCCCTGTACTCCCTCTACTACTTCGATTTCAGGGACAAAAAGACGCCGAAGGTTCTCGCGCTCCTTCTGCTCCTCCACACGGGGCTAATGGGGGCGTTCATAGCGCGGGACCTCTTCAACTTCTACATATATTCCGAGATAGCATCCGTATCGGCCTTTGCACTCGTGACCTTATCGGACGAAAAGGGCTCCAAGAGGGCCGCGTTCAGGTACCTCATAATGTCCCTGCTGGCATCGTACCTCTTCGTCTTTGCGGTCGGCATAATCTACATGGAGACCGGCTATCTCAACGTCGATCTCGTCAGGGAGAGCGCCGGGCCATCCAGGGAGCTGAACACCGCCCTGGCGCTTGCCTTCACCTCGCTTCTCCTCAAGGCAGGCATCTTCCCGCTCCATTCCTGGCTCCCGGACGCCCACTCGAGCGCGCCGACTCCCGTGAGCGCGGTTCTGAGCGGTGCAGTTGTTAAGGTCCCGGCCTACGGAATGATACTCCTCCTCTCCACCCTCCCCTCCGGGGAAACCTTCAGGACAGCGGCGATGGGGCTGGCGGTTGCTTCCATATTCTTTGGCATCGCGGGGGCGCTCTTCCAGAGGGATGCAAAGAGGCTGCTCGCATACCACACCGTCTCCCAGATGGGCTACGTCCTCCTCGGAACAGCGAGCCTCAACTTCCTCGGCGCGGCGTACTACGCGATGGCACACTCCATATTCAAGGGAGGCCTGTTCCTTGCGGTGGGTTCGCTCGGAAGGGAGAGCAGAAAGCTTGGGGAGTTCGGCTACAGGAACGCGCCCGTTATGGCCGTTTCAGTCCTCACCCTCAGCCTCGCTATAGGGGGAATAGGGCCACTGGTAGGGGCGTACGGCAAGGAACTGCTCTACAAAAGCCTGCCAGGACTGTGGAAGCTCGCCGTTCCGCTGGGGAGCGTCGGGACACTCACTTCCTTCGCAAAACTGAACCATTACCTAAGACGGAGCGAATCCCCGGGAATGCCCGCGGCATGGAAGCTGTCGTCGCTCGGCCTGGCGCTGGCGGCCCTCCTAACCGGCGTTTACCTCGAGGCAGGCATGAATCCCAGGGACGTCCTGTATCTATCCTCCGCGCTCCTCCTCTTCGCGCTCCTGAAGTGGCTCGGGGTTCTCAGCAGGAGCCCAAGGGCCGGCCCCGGGGAAATCGGGAGGGATGTGAACATCCTCACCGCGGTCTTCGTGATGGTGGCCATAGCCATGATCCTACTCCAAGGGTTTTAG
- the gcvH gene encoding glycine cleavage system protein GcvH: MIEVGEYRVKEGLYYTKDHEWVQVLEDGTVLIGISDYAQKELGDLAYVELPEVGKELNKGDVLCELESVKAVSEVYAPVSGEVAEVNAELEDSPELINEDPYENWIVKLKPSNLDEELKELMDAKAYAEYLESL, encoded by the coding sequence ATGATTGAAGTCGGAGAATACCGGGTTAAGGAGGGCCTCTACTACACGAAGGACCACGAGTGGGTCCAGGTTCTTGAGGACGGGACGGTCCTCATCGGAATAAGCGACTACGCCCAGAAGGAGCTCGGCGATTTAGCTTACGTCGAACTGCCCGAGGTCGGAAAAGAGCTTAACAAGGGCGACGTTCTCTGCGAGCTTGAGAGCGTCAAGGCCGTTTCCGAGGTTTATGCCCCGGTCAGCGGCGAGGTCGCTGAGGTCAACGCCGAGCTTGAGGACAGCCCGGAGCTCATCAACGAGGATCCCTACGAGAACTGGATAGTCAAGCTCAAGCCGAGCAACCTCGACGAGGAGCTCAAAGAGCTTATGGACGCCAAAGCCTACGCCGAGTACCTTGAGAGCCTCTGA
- a CDS encoding ACT domain-containing protein — protein sequence MRHYEIVRIKENGKVELPRDYAYELGVVEGAYFLLEIDTDLKEVHLERVALPGKKLVEVELVVEDRPGVLARISGLFGRHGVNILFSESEELGALGLAGIVAVVDVSRISTNLDDLRDELASLSEVKEVHLKPLE from the coding sequence ATGAGACACTATGAGATAGTCAGGATCAAGGAGAACGGCAAGGTTGAGCTGCCCCGGGATTACGCCTACGAGCTTGGCGTGGTGGAGGGCGCGTATTTTCTCCTCGAGATAGACACCGACCTCAAAGAGGTTCACCTGGAAAGGGTGGCCCTGCCTGGAAAGAAGCTCGTGGAGGTTGAGCTCGTTGTGGAGGACCGTCCTGGGGTTCTGGCCAGGATCAGCGGTCTCTTCGGCAGGCACGGTGTGAACATACTCTTCAGCGAGTCGGAGGAGCTCGGCGCCCTGGGGCTGGCCGGCATCGTCGCGGTCGTGGATGTGAGCAGGATAAGCACGAACCTGGACGATCTGAGGGATGAGCTCGCCTCCCTGTCCGAGGTGAAGGAGGTTCATCTAAAACCCTTGGAGTAG
- the mnhG gene encoding monovalent cation/H(+) antiporter subunit G, which translates to MLEVLLLLFGEAVMLFGALGILRFPDVYTRLHAATKCDTGGAMSIILYLIITMDAPALVRAKLLVLAFLIAMMNPMVSHALARGAYRYGVKPKVVVDMYAWDNP; encoded by the coding sequence GTGCTTGAGGTTCTGCTCCTCCTCTTCGGGGAAGCTGTGATGCTCTTCGGGGCCCTCGGGATACTCAGATTTCCCGATGTTTACACCAGACTCCACGCGGCCACAAAATGCGACACCGGCGGGGCGATGAGCATAATCCTCTACCTCATAATCACTATGGACGCCCCAGCCCTGGTGAGGGCCAAACTCCTCGTCCTGGCCTTCCTCATAGCCATGATGAACCCCATGGTGAGCCATGCCCTCGCGAGGGGCGCCTACCGCTACGGGGTCAAGCCAAAAGTCGTGGTGGACATGTATGCTTGGGACAATCCTTGA
- a CDS encoding cation:proton antiporter, with amino-acid sequence MEIIGYVFVIIAFARLLAEGFERLGYPGFLGEITAGMILSAILIDMPRDQMALLAELGLFFLMISAGLEVTPEELHYAGRRTLPLYILTYGVMFLTTIPFTGGRVGPDNVITAAILSIASAPIVLRLKRFFGSDFLHVALSYAVISEIFGLFLVYMVIRFNENPGDYGPILSSVLKDLAFVGILLYINYLLGIKQKVRIIRFLRRLKSDEAVFGLFMVFSTSLAFISEEIGMHFSIGGFLAGLMMHSDLVGTKQYDRLTTIVSGVTYGIFAPIFFAWRGLNFETELSFVVIEFFAVIYVVRLTLSALAVRETDLPTNLVRGAGIASFGVLGLLMGEIGFVSGVLSEHMYAMASLASVLGIFASATLGRIMNHHQKKRSSSAA; translated from the coding sequence ATGGAAATCATAGGGTACGTCTTCGTAATCATAGCCTTCGCGAGGCTTTTGGCTGAGGGATTCGAGAGGCTGGGCTACCCGGGGTTTCTCGGCGAAATCACCGCGGGAATGATCCTGAGCGCGATCCTGATAGACATGCCCAGGGACCAGATGGCCCTGCTGGCGGAGCTGGGCCTGTTCTTCCTCATGATTTCAGCCGGCCTGGAGGTTACCCCAGAGGAGCTCCACTACGCGGGGAGGAGAACCCTGCCCCTCTATATCCTCACGTACGGGGTGATGTTCCTCACGACGATTCCATTCACCGGGGGACGCGTCGGCCCGGACAACGTCATAACCGCGGCAATACTGTCCATAGCATCGGCCCCGATAGTGCTCAGGCTCAAGAGGTTCTTCGGGAGCGACTTCCTCCACGTGGCCCTCTCCTACGCGGTGATAAGCGAGATATTCGGGCTGTTCCTCGTTTATATGGTCATAAGGTTTAACGAGAACCCCGGCGACTACGGGCCGATACTGTCGAGCGTGCTGAAGGACCTCGCCTTCGTGGGGATCCTGCTCTACATCAACTACCTCCTGGGCATAAAGCAGAAGGTCCGCATAATACGCTTCCTCCGCAGGCTCAAGAGCGATGAGGCGGTCTTTGGGCTCTTCATGGTGTTCTCCACATCCCTCGCATTCATCAGCGAGGAGATAGGAATGCACTTCAGCATAGGCGGCTTCCTCGCCGGTTTGATGATGCACAGCGACCTCGTCGGTACCAAGCAGTACGACAGGTTGACCACGATAGTGAGCGGCGTTACCTACGGAATCTTCGCCCCGATATTCTTCGCCTGGCGTGGATTGAACTTCGAGACGGAACTGTCCTTCGTGGTGATAGAGTTCTTCGCCGTGATATACGTGGTAAGGCTAACGCTGTCTGCTCTGGCCGTAAGAGAGACAGATCTCCCCACAAACCTCGTCAGAGGTGCCGGAATAGCGAGCTTCGGCGTTCTCGGCCTCCTAATGGGTGAGATTGGCTTCGTCTCGGGAGTTCTAAGCGAGCACATGTACGCCATGGCATCCCTCGCCAGCGTGCTTGGCATATTCGCCTCCGCAACCCTGGGGAGGATCATGAACCACCATCAGAAGAAGAGGTCCAGCAGTGCCGCATAG
- the speE gene encoding polyamine aminopropyltransferase → MGYNEKERAFIEWYPRGYGVGFKVKERLFETQTEYQRLEIYETEGFGKLLVLDGTVQLVEVGEESYHETLVHPVMLAHPNPRRVLVIGGGDGGTLREVLRHKTVEKATMVEIDEGVVEASYLYLDVASELLDKLIKKEEPRGELIIGDGVRYLKETDERFDVIIVDSTDPVGPAKLLFSEEFYRSAYEKLNERGLYITQAGSVYLFTNELLDAYRAMKRVFDRVYYFSFPVIGYASPWSFLVGVKGDIDFRKVDVERGRELELYYYDPERHETLFQMPKYVRDLLERA, encoded by the coding sequence ATGGGATACAACGAGAAGGAAAGGGCTTTCATCGAATGGTACCCTCGCGGTTATGGCGTTGGCTTCAAGGTCAAGGAGAGACTCTTTGAGACGCAGACGGAGTACCAGCGCCTCGAAATTTATGAAACAGAGGGTTTCGGCAAGCTGCTCGTCCTCGACGGTACGGTCCAGCTCGTCGAGGTCGGGGAGGAGAGCTACCACGAGACCCTCGTCCACCCGGTCATGCTCGCCCACCCGAACCCGAGGAGAGTGCTCGTCATAGGGGGAGGCGACGGCGGCACGTTGAGGGAAGTCCTCAGGCACAAAACGGTTGAGAAGGCCACGATGGTGGAGATAGATGAGGGCGTCGTCGAGGCATCCTACCTCTACCTTGACGTTGCCTCTGAGCTCCTGGACAAACTCATAAAGAAGGAGGAGCCCAGGGGAGAGCTCATCATAGGCGACGGGGTGAGGTACCTGAAGGAGACCGACGAGCGTTTCGACGTCATAATAGTTGACTCCACAGACCCCGTCGGCCCAGCGAAGCTTCTATTCAGCGAGGAGTTCTACAGAAGCGCCTACGAGAAGCTCAACGAGAGGGGCCTCTACATCACCCAGGCGGGAAGTGTCTACCTCTTCACGAACGAGCTCCTCGACGCTTACAGGGCGATGAAGAGGGTCTTTGACAGGGTTTACTACTTCAGCTTCCCGGTGATAGGCTACGCATCGCCCTGGAGCTTCCTGGTCGGCGTGAAGGGGGACATCGATTTCAGGAAGGTCGACGTCGAGAGGGGAAGGGAGCTCGAGCTCTACTACTACGACCCGGAGAGGCACGAGACCCTCTTCCAGATGCCCAAATACGTCAGGGACCTCCTCGAGAGGGCCTGA
- a CDS encoding cation:proton antiporter subunit C — MISPEQAGILIMLVGIYGLMAKREPIKLVLSINIVSLGLVLFFIGLAYSPEKDVPIMPTDPVDPLPATLMLTTLVVDVAITSLALAVIMRMGGDGE; from the coding sequence GTGATTAGTCCGGAGCAGGCTGGAATCCTTATAATGCTCGTTGGAATCTACGGTCTGATGGCCAAAAGGGAGCCGATAAAGCTGGTCCTCTCGATAAACATCGTCTCCCTCGGGCTTGTCCTGTTCTTCATAGGTCTCGCGTACTCTCCAGAAAAGGACGTGCCGATAATGCCAACGGACCCCGTTGACCCCCTCCCGGCAACGCTCATGCTCACCACACTCGTCGTTGATGTCGCGATAACCTCCCTCGCTCTCGCGGTTATAATGCGGATGGGGGGTGACGGCGAATGA